A single Cucumis melo cultivar AY chromosome 4, USDA_Cmelo_AY_1.0, whole genome shotgun sequence DNA region contains:
- the LOC103503779 gene encoding DDB1- and CUL4-associated factor homolog 1 isoform X1, with amino-acid sequence MEPPAMDEQSNDAEGPGDEPMVPSPSPAPPATAETQSQEGRGEEDEEEVKNEDDELIARAHKLMERITASSDNPNPTFLHALATLLETLESRYMAENGHSSSNGRGSHSIGRLGNVLRENDEFFELISSKFLSDARYSSSIQAAAARLLLSCSLTWTYPHVFEDDVLENIKKWVMEEAGKSSAEDRNWKPEVGGKDVSDSEMLKTYSTGLLAVCLAGGSQLVEDVFTARLSAKLMRFLRIRVLGDVSQKDGNHLLDAKNASSASGVKVRDESRVRVRQVLETSHLDDSRTIDERSHDDQVFDRDNERGLSRLAAPEECWVGEEGPDGLAPRADGYEVDVEGEERWHGLDYRDGRTKHGDIDDNARDDSTRRKMSRSRSRGKGRVHEGALEIDHALTSPISGNRGRSGRERSSFRNLDVKKVSDASRTSGRTNCDISSVERDVTDDCFQDCRVGSKDISELVKKAVCAAEAEARAVGAPLEAIKAAGDSAAEVVKSAAFEEFKNSNDEEAAFLAASKAVTTVIDAANAVEVSRSQNDANVSSDDPGTTGKEMNEQTEDFFIPSFDSLTQLREKYCIQCLEILGEYVEVLGPVLREKGVDVCLTLLQRSSKQSESSNTEMLLPDVMKLICALAAHRKFAALFVDRGGMQKLLAVPRVTHTFFGLSSCLFTIGSLQGIMERVCALPPEVVYQVVELAIQLLECQQDQAIKNAALFFAAAFVFRAVLDAFDAQDSLQKLLGLLNDAASVRSGVNSGGALGLSNSGSLRNDRSPTEALTSSRKQIAYHTCVALRQYFRAHLLLLVESIRPNKSSRSAARNASSARAAYKPLDISNEAMDTVLLLLQKDRKLGAAFVRTRWPAAEKFLNCNGHITMLELCQAPPVDRYLHDLLQYALGVLHIVTLVPNSRKMIVNATLSNNRVGVAVILDAASIASNFVVPEIIQPALNVLINLVCPPPSISNKPPVVMQGSQATSSQTSSTPVVESRDRNAERIVSDRAAYSTGQGDQRERNGESSIVDRGNTSVTGQATSNNSQNPVATTSGLVGDRRISLGAGAGCAGLAAQLEQGYRQARESVRANNGIKVLLHLLQPRIYLPPAALDCLRALACRVLLGLARDDTIAHILTKLQVGKKLSELIRDSGSQISGNEQGRWQAELSQVAIELISIVTNSGRASALAASDAATPTLRRIERAAIAAATPITYHSRELLLLIHEHLLASGLSKAAYALLKEAELTPLPHLAAPSSLAYQVSKLETPSTQLQWPCGRSPCGFLTDKPKLSSREEDASMKCDFNMSCPRKKPLVFTPFTHSKSLPKSQESSSSAVRKVSSTSKQSAALLSSNETTPIIDTESQCKTPIILPMKRKLSELKDTGTILSSKRLHTNESGLRSPICPTPISSRKSSLITDVGFSTPSTTNMRDQLGRPAPGGFWTDCLDDNQGSTQIGLVTPSHPGNLNDPQPSNSERITLDSLVVQYLKHQHRQCPTPITTLPPLSLLQPHVCPEPKRSLDAPWNVTSRLGSREFRSIYGGVHGNRRDRQFVYSRFRPWRTCRDDASALLTCLTFLGDSRIAVGSHSGEVKIFDSNSSSILESCTSHQSPLTIMESFTSDDTQLVLSSSSLDVRLWDASSISGGPMHSFEGCKAARFSNAGNIFAAMASEPARREILLYDIQTCQLELKLSDTNVSSAGRGHAYSHVHFSPSDTMLLWNGVLWDRRGPGPVHRFDQFTDYGGGGFHPAGNEVIINSEVWDLRKFRLLRSVPSLDQTAITFNASGDVIYAILRRNLEDVMSAVHTRRVKHPLFAAFRTIDAVNYSDIATIPLDRCVLDFTTEKTDSFVGLITMDDQDEMFSSARVYEIGRRRPTDDDSDPDDAESEEDEDEDDDDDSLDPILGPDIDGDGESDSDDMSNDDDDDSVSDLDDDDVDFVIDDVDFEGGPGILDIMPEEDDEDDDSQLLESFSSEDDEDFVNSGYGF; translated from the exons ATGGAACCACCGGCAATGGACGAGCAATCGAACGACGCGGAAGGTCCGGGTGACGAGCCTATGGTTCCATCTCCTTCTCCGGCTCCGCCGGCAACGGCGGAAACTCAATCGCAAGAAGGAAGAGGGGAGGAGGATGAAGAGGAGGTTAAGAATGAAGACGATGAGTTGATTGCCAGGGCTCATAAGTTGATGGAAAGGATTACTGCTTCGTCTGATAACCCTAACCCTACCTTTCTTCATGCCCTTGCGACACTTCTTGAGACTCTAGAATCCAG ATACATGGCAGAGAATGGTCATTCTTCTAGTAATGGTCGTGGATCTCATAGTATTGGAAGGCTAGGAAATGTGCTCCGG GAGAACGATGAGTTTTTTGAATTGATTTCCTCGAAGTTTCTTTCGGACGCTAGATACTCATCCTCTATACAGGCTGCTGCTGCAAGGCTTCTTTTAAGTTGTTCATTGACTTGGACG TATCCTCATGTTTTTGAGGATGATGTTTTGGAAAACATTAAAAAATGGGTGATGGAGGAAGCCGGGAAATCTTCTGCTGAGGATCGCAACTGGAAACCTGAAGTAGGAGGGAAGGATGTTTCAGATTCTGAAATGTTAAAGACATATTCCACCGGACTCCTTGCTGTATGCTTGGCTGG TGGAAGTCAATTGGTGGAAGATGTTTTCACTGCTAGATTATCTGCAAAACTTATGCGTTTTCTTCGCATTCGTGTTCTTGGAGATGTGAGTCAAAAAGATGGTAATCATTTACTAGATGCGAAAAATGCTTCTAGTGCTAGTGGCGTCAAAGTTAGAGATGAAAGCCGAGTGCGGGTACGACAAGTTTTGGAAACATCTCATTTAGATGATTCAAGAACGATAGATGAAAGATCACACGATGATCAAGTTTTTGATAGGGATAATGAGAGAGGCCTAAGTAGGCTGGCTGCACCAGAAGAATGTTGGGTTGGTGAAGAAGGACCTGATGGATTGGCACCTAGGGCTGATGGATATGAGGTGGATGTAGAAGGTGAAGAAAGATGGCATGGTTTAGATTATCGAGATGGGAGGACTAAACATGGTGATATTGATGACAATGCTAGAGATGACTCTACAAGACGCAAAATGAGCCGTAGCAGATCCAGAGGGAAAGGAAGAGTACATGAAGGTGCTCTTGAGATTGATCATGCCCTCACTTCACCAATTTCTGGTAATAGAGGGCGGAGTGGTAGAGAAAGGAGTTCATTTAGAAATCTGGATGTTAAAAAAGTATCTGATGCTAGTAGGACATCTGGCAGGACAAATTGTGATATTTCTTCTGTGGAACGCGATGTTACTGATGATTGCTTCCAAGATTGCAGAGTTGGATCAAAAGATATTTCTGAGCTAGTAAAGAAAGCTGTTTGTGCCGCGGAAGCTGAAGCAAGAGCAGTTGGTGCGCCTTTAGAAGCCATAAAAGCAGCTGGTGATTCTGCAGCTGAGGTTGTTAAGAGTGCTGCTTTTGAG gaatttaaaaattcaaatgatGAAGAGGCTGCATTTTTGGCTGCTTCTAAAGCTGTGACTACTGTGATTGATGCTGCCAATGCTGTGGAGGTTTCCAG GAGCCAGAATGATGCAAATGTTAGTTCAGACGATCCTGGTACCACAGGAAAAGAAATGAATGAGCAAACTGAAGACTTTTTCATCCCTAGTTTTGACTCCCTCACGCAACTGAGAGAAAAATATTGTATTCAATGTCTTGAGATTCTTGGGGAATATGTTGAGGTTCTTGGGCCTGTATTGCGTGAAAAGGGTGTAGATGTATGTCTTACACTACTTCAGAGGAGTTCCAAGCAAAGCGAGTCATCAAATACTGAAATGCTATTGCCAGATGTGATGAAATTAATATGTGCTTTGGCTGCTCATCGTAAGTTTGCAGCACTTTTTGTTGATCGGGGTGGCATGCAGAAACTCCTAGCAGTTCCCAGAGTTACTCATACATTTTTTGGGCTTTCTTCCTGTTTATTCACAATTGGTTCCCTGCAG GGAATAATGGAACGGGTCTGTGCCCTTCCTCCAGAAGTTGTTTATCAGGTGGTTGAGTTAGCTATCCAGCTTCTTGAGTGCCAACAAGATCAGGCAATTAAGAATGCAGCCTTATTCTTCGCTGCTGCTTTTGTGTTCAGAGCTGTTCTTGATGCATTTGACGCTCAAGATAGCCTGCAGAAATTACTTGGGCTTTTGAATGATGCTGCATCTGTGAGGTCTGGAGTGAATTCTGGTGGGGCTCTAGGCCTATCTAATTCAGGATCGTTGCGGAATGATCGGTCACCTACTGAAGCACTTACATCTTCTAGAAAGCAAATAGCTTACCACACCTGTGTGGCTTTACGTCAATATTTCAGAGCACATCTCCTTTTGCTCGTGGAATCTATTCGTCCTAATAAAAGTAGTCGAAGTGCGGCTCGAAATGCTTCCAGTGCAAGGGCAGCATACAAACCACTTGATATTAGCAATGAGGCTATGGATACTGTTCTTCTCCTTTTACAGAAGGATCGGAAGCTTGGTGCTGCATTTGTAAGAACCCGTTGGCCTGCTGCTGAGAAGTTCTTAAACTGTAATGGGCATATAACCATGTTGGAGTTGTGTCAG GCCCCTCCTGTCGATCGTTACTTGCATGATTTACTTCAATATGCGTTGGGGGTTCTTCATATTGTAACGTTAGTGCCTAACAGCCGAAAAATGATTGTGAATGCCACATTGAGCAACAATCGTGTCGGTGTAGCTGTCATTTTGGATGCAGCAAGTATTGCTAGTAATTTTGTTGTCCCAGAG ATCATCCAGCCAGCTTTGAATGTGTTGATCAATCTTGTTTGCCCTCCACCATCAATCAGCAATAAACCACCTGTGGTCATGCAAGGATCGCAAGCTACATCTTCCCAGACCTCTAGTACTCCTGTTGTCGAGAGTAGAGATAGAAATGCAGAACGCATTGTCTCAGATCGAGCTGCTTACTCGACTGGTCAGGGAGATCAGAGAGAACGCAATGGAGAATCTAGCATTGTAGATCGAGGCAATACTTCAGTAACTGGTCAGGCTACTAGCAATAATTCTCAGAACCCTGTTGCAACGACGTCAGGATTGGTTGGGGATCGTCGAATATCTTTGGGTGCAGGAGCTGGCTGTGCTGGTCTTGCTGCACAATTGGAGCAAGGCTATCGTCAAGCCAGGGAGTCGGTCCGTGCTAACAATGGTATAAAGGTTCTTTTGCATCTTCTCCAACCAAGGATCTATCTGCCTCCTGCAGCTCTTGATTGTCTCCGAGCTCTTGCATGTCGGGTCCTGCTTGGCTTAGCTAGAGACGATACAATAGCACACATATTGACAAAACTTCAG GTGGGGAAAAAATTATCTGAACTAATTCGAGATTCAGGGAGCCAGATTTCAGGAAATGAGCAAGGTAGATGGCAAGCTGAGCTTTCCCAGGTTGCAATTGAACTGATTTCT ATTGTGACAAATTCTGGGCGGGCCAGTGCTCTGGCAGCTAGTGATGCTGCTACCCCAACTTTGAGACGGATAGAAAGAGCTGCCATAGCTGCTGCAACTCCTATCACTTACCATTCCAG GGAACTTCTTCTCTTAATTCACGAGCATCTTCTGGCATCTGGATTAAGCAAAGCTGCCTATGCACTGCTGAAAGAGGCTGAGTTGACACCTTTGCCTCATTTAGCAGCTCCATCATCTCTTGCATACCAAGTCTCCAAGCTAGAGACACCGTCAACCCAACTGCAGTGGCCGTGTGGTCGATCCCCATGTGGATTTCTGACTGATAAACCTAAGCTGTCTTCACGAGAAGAAGATGCAAGTATGAAATGCGATTTTAATATGTCTTGTCCCAGGAAAAAGCCCTTGGTTTTCACTCCTTTTACGCATTCAAAGTCTCTACCTAAATCCCAGGAATCTTCTTCCTCGGCAGTTAGAAAAGTTTCTAGTACTTCGAAACAATCTGCTGCACTTTTATCCTCAAACGAAACAACCCCAATCATTGATACAGAGTCTCAATGTAAGACACCTATTATATTGCCAATGAAGCGGAAGTTGTCTGAGTTGAAGGATACTGGCACTATACTGTCCTCGAAACGACTTCACACTAATGAGTCTGGACTCCGTTCTCCTATTTGTCCTACTCCTATTTCCTCTCGCAAGAGTAGTCTAATTACAGATGTTGGGTTTTCTACCCCAAGCACCACTAACATGAGAGATCAGCTTGGACGACCAGCACCTGGGGGTTTCTGGACGGATTGTTTGGATGACAACCAAGGTAGTACCCAAATTGGTTTGGTTACACCATCGCATCCTGGGAATCTTAATGACCCACAACCCAGCAATAGTGAGAGGATAACTCTGGACTCTCTTGTTGTTCAGTATCTAAAACACCAGCATCGCCAATGTCCAACACCGATAACTACTCTTCCACCATTGTCTCTTTTGCAGCCTCACGTTTGTCCTGAACCAAAACGAAGCCTTGATGCACCATGGAATGTAACATCTCGCCTTGGCTCACGTGAATTTAGAAGTATATATGGTGGTGTTCATGGAAATCGTAGGGACCGCCAGTTTGTATACAGCAGGTTTAGGCCCTGGCGTACTTGTCGGGATGATGCTAGTGCTCTTTTGACCTGTCTTACTTTCCTCGGGGACTCGAGAATTGCTGTGGGCAGCCACTCAGGGGAGGTCAAGATCTTCGATTCCAATAGCAGCAGCATATTAGAGAGTTGCACCAGCCATCAGTCTCCTTTAACCATAATGGAATCGTTTACTTCCGACGACACTCAGCTTGTGCTTTCATCTAGCTCCTTGGACGTAAGGTTATGGGATGCTTCATCCATTTCTGGTGGACCCATGCATTCATTCGAAGGATGCAAGGCTGCAAGGTTTAGCAATGCTGGGAACATTTTTGCTGCAATGGCATCCGAGCCTGCTCGAAGAGAAATACTCTTGTACGATATTCAAACCTGCCAACTGGAATTGAAACTATCGGACACCAATGTCAGCTCTGCTGGTCGAGGGCATGCTTATTCTCATGTACACTTTAGCCCTTCGGATACAATGTTGCTCTGGAATGGAGTTTTATGGGATCGACGGGGACCGGGACCTGTTCATCGTTTCGATCAGTTTACTGATTATGGTGGTGGCGGTTTTCATCCAGCTGGCAATGAG GTTATTATTAATTCCGAGGTTTGGGATCTTCGGAAGTTTAGGCTTCTCCGCAGCGTACCTTCGCTCGACCAAACCGCAATAACATTCAACGCGAGTGGTGATGTAATCTATGCAATCTTGAGGAGAAATCTCGAGGATGTAATGTCAGCTGTTCATACCCGTCGTGTCAAACATCCGCTCTTCGCTGCATTTCGGACCATCGATGCAGTGAACTATTCAGACATTGCTACTATCCCTCTAGATCGTTGTGTTCTAGACTTCACAACAGAGAAAACCGATTCCTTCGTTGGTTTGATCACAATGGATGATCAAGATGAAATGTTTTCTTCAGCAAGGGTCTATGAAATTGGTCGAAGAAGGCCGACCGACGATGACTCTGATCCTGACGATGCTGAGAGTGAGGAAGACGAAGACGAAGACGACGACGACGACAGTTTAGATCCAATTTTGGGGCCTGATATCGATGGGGATGGTGAGAGTGATTCGGATGATATGAGTAATGACGACGATGATGATAGCGTGAGCGATCTTGACGACGACGACGTTGATTTTGTGATTGACGATGTTGATTTCGAGGGGGGGCCTGGAATTTTGGACATAATGCCGGAAGAggatgatgaagatgatgataGTCAATTGCTGGAGTCTTTTAGTAGTGAGGACGACGAGGATTTTGTCAATAGCGGATATGGATTTTAG